The following are encoded in a window of Ruminiclostridium herbifermentans genomic DNA:
- the argH gene encoding argininosuccinate lyase, which translates to MKLWGGRFEKGTDKLVDDFNSSIRFDSRMYKHDILGSIAHANMLGKCGIISTEESTLIQNTLKAILSDIEAGKIEFEIDAEDIHMNIEKILISRIGDTGKKLHTGRSRNDQVALDIRMYLKDEINIIKDMLVNLENTIIKISEDNLDTILPGYTHLQRAQPITFAHHMMAYFEMFKRDIGRLSDCYSRMNVLPLGSGALAGTTYPLDRYMVANELGFNDVTQNSLDGVSDRDFAIELLSCLSILMMHMSRLSEEIILWSSHEFGFVELDDAYSTGSSIMPQKKNPDVAELARGKTGRVYGSLMTMLTVMKSLPLAYNKDMQEDKEAIFDAVDTVKMCLPVFSNMLATMKLRKTNMYKAAQGGFTNATDIADYLVKKGIPFRSAHEIIGKMVLYCIENNKAIDDMSMEEFKGFSEKIEDDVYTEISLEKCVAGRKLPGGPAGETVLKAIENAKMFISSLS; encoded by the coding sequence ATGAAACTTTGGGGCGGTAGATTTGAAAAAGGAACTGATAAGCTAGTAGATGACTTCAACTCCTCTATTAGATTTGACTCACGAATGTACAAGCATGATATATTGGGAAGTATCGCCCATGCAAATATGCTTGGCAAATGCGGAATTATTTCTACTGAGGAAAGTACCCTAATTCAAAATACACTTAAAGCTATTTTAAGTGATATTGAAGCCGGAAAAATTGAGTTTGAAATTGATGCAGAAGATATTCACATGAATATTGAAAAGATACTTATTTCCAGAATTGGAGATACAGGAAAGAAACTCCATACTGGAAGAAGCAGAAATGACCAGGTTGCCCTTGATATAAGAATGTATTTAAAGGACGAAATTAATATCATTAAAGACATGCTTGTTAATCTTGAAAATACTATTATAAAAATATCAGAAGATAATTTAGACACTATCCTGCCAGGATATACTCACTTACAGAGAGCACAGCCTATAACCTTTGCTCATCATATGATGGCTTATTTTGAAATGTTCAAACGTGATATTGGGAGATTGAGTGATTGTTATTCAAGAATGAATGTACTCCCACTTGGTTCAGGAGCTTTAGCTGGTACAACATACCCTCTTGACAGGTATATGGTTGCAAATGAGCTTGGATTTAATGATGTTACACAAAATAGTCTTGATGGTGTAAGTGATAGAGATTTTGCTATTGAATTGCTCTCATGCCTTTCAATTCTTATGATGCATATGAGCAGACTTAGTGAGGAAATAATTCTCTGGTCATCCCATGAGTTTGGCTTTGTTGAACTGGATGATGCTTATAGTACAGGCAGCAGTATTATGCCTCAAAAGAAAAACCCTGATGTAGCTGAACTTGCCCGTGGTAAAACAGGACGTGTATATGGAAGCCTTATGACTATGCTTACAGTTATGAAGTCCCTTCCATTGGCTTATAACAAGGATATGCAAGAGGATAAAGAAGCTATATTTGATGCAGTGGATACCGTTAAAATGTGTTTGCCTGTTTTTTCAAATATGCTTGCCACTATGAAGCTTCGTAAAACAAATATGTACAAGGCAGCCCAAGGCGGCTTTACAAACGCTACAGATATTGCCGATTATCTTGTAAAAAAGGGTATTCCTTTTAGAAGCGCCCATGAAATTATAGGTAAAATGGTGCTTTACTGTATTGAAAATAACAAAGCTATTGATGATATGAGTATGGAAGAGTTTAAAGGTTTCTCTGAAAAGATTGAGGATGATGTTTATACTGAAATCAGTCTTGAAAAGTGTGTTGCAGGAAGAAAGCTTCCAGGTGGTCCTGCTGGCGAAACTGTACTAAAGGCTATAGAAAATGCAAAAATGTTCATTAGTTCGTTAAGCTAA